The Dokdonella koreensis DS-123 genome has a segment encoding these proteins:
- a CDS encoding GGDEF domain-containing protein, with protein MSSAPSSVSEANAAPAAARHPSASNATHPRQLSTAEIELFARVGARREALADDLIFHRGEQGRSMFIVQAGQVRLQFGDSVVDKLIGPGEFFGELALFIGNHARVANAIAAQPTTLWVVSHDAFSDLLDSEPRLLARFMQRSFSYLVASEQQLIANLRRRNEDLMVTLDSLRQAQTQLTTAQRLVQTDELTGLCNRRGLYLYLEQLQQRRIHDTTLGLLLIDVDHFKQINDRCGHLVGDAVLKAIADALRDAAAACDMPCRLGGDEFAFLAQITSLDELQARADQIAGAIRALRFPAGADTLQIAVSIGGGLCPLEATWTAWYSYADTALYAVKGEGGDGINVKHMDAGGDSPAFC; from the coding sequence GTGTCGTCAGCGCCGTCGTCCGTCTCGGAAGCGAATGCCGCTCCGGCTGCGGCCAGGCATCCGTCTGCCTCGAACGCGACGCACCCCCGCCAGCTGTCCACCGCGGAGATCGAGCTCTTCGCACGTGTCGGCGCCCGCCGCGAAGCACTCGCCGACGACCTGATCTTCCACCGGGGCGAGCAAGGCCGCAGCATGTTCATCGTGCAGGCCGGCCAGGTGCGCCTGCAGTTCGGCGACAGCGTCGTCGACAAGCTGATCGGTCCGGGTGAATTCTTCGGCGAGCTGGCGCTCTTCATCGGCAACCATGCCCGTGTCGCCAACGCGATCGCAGCGCAGCCGACCACGCTGTGGGTGGTCAGCCACGACGCCTTCTCCGACCTGCTCGACAGCGAGCCGCGCCTGCTGGCGCGCTTCATGCAGCGCTCGTTTTCGTACCTGGTCGCCAGCGAGCAGCAGCTGATCGCCAACCTGCGCCGCAGGAACGAGGACCTGATGGTCACGCTCGATTCGCTGCGACAGGCCCAGACCCAGCTGACGACCGCACAGCGGCTGGTCCAGACCGACGAGCTGACCGGCCTGTGCAATCGCCGCGGTCTCTATCTCTACCTGGAGCAGCTGCAGCAGCGGCGCATCCACGACACGACACTCGGCCTGCTGCTGATCGACGTCGACCACTTCAAGCAGATCAACGACCGCTGCGGCCACCTGGTCGGCGATGCCGTGCTGAAGGCCATCGCCGACGCCCTGCGCGACGCCGCGGCGGCCTGCGACATGCCCTGCCGCCTGGGTGGCGACGAATTCGCCTTCCTGGCCCAAATCACGTCCCTGGACGAGCTCCAGGCACGCGCCGACCAGATCGCCGGGGCGATCCGCGCGCTGCGCTTCCCGGCCGGTGCCGATACGCTGCAGATCGCCGTCAGCATCGGCGGCGGCCTCTGCCCCCTGGAGGCTACCTGGACTGCCTGGTACAGCTATGCCGATACCGCGCTCTACGCGGTAAAAGGCGAGGGCGGCGATGGTATAAACGTAAAGCATATGGACGCCGGCGGCGATTCT
- the aceA gene encoding isocitrate lyase codes for MSKTSLPTADQIKLDWDNNPRWAGITRNYTAEDVVRLRGTVAVEHSLARLGAEKLWKYLHTENFVNALGALTGNQAMQQVKAGLKAIYLSGWQVAADANLSGQMYPDQSLYPADSVPAVVKRINNALLRADQIHHAEGDDSVDFLQPIVADAEAGFGGVLNAFELMKAMIEAGAAGVHFEDQLASVKKCGHMGGKVLVPTREAVEKLNAARLAADVSGVPTLLVARTDAEAADLLTSDVDENDRPFTTGERTVEGFYKTRNGLDQAISRGLAYAPYADLVWCETGKPDLAFARQFAEAIHAKFPGKLLAYNCSPSFNWKKNLDDATIARFQKEIAGYGYRFQFITLAGFHALNYSMFNLAHGYARRQMSAFVELQEAEFAAADRGFTAVKHQREVGTGYFDQVTQAIQQGQSSTTALTGSTEEEQFHGSAKSAA; via the coding sequence ATGAGCAAGACCTCGCTGCCGACCGCCGACCAGATCAAGCTGGACTGGGACAACAACCCGCGCTGGGCCGGAATCACGCGCAACTACACGGCCGAGGACGTGGTGCGCCTGCGCGGCACCGTCGCGGTGGAGCACTCGCTCGCCCGGCTGGGCGCCGAGAAGCTCTGGAAGTACCTGCACACCGAGAACTTCGTCAATGCGCTCGGCGCGTTGACCGGCAACCAGGCGATGCAGCAGGTGAAGGCCGGCCTCAAGGCGATCTACCTCTCCGGCTGGCAGGTGGCGGCGGACGCCAACCTGTCCGGCCAGATGTACCCGGACCAGTCGCTCTATCCGGCCGACTCGGTTCCCGCGGTCGTCAAGCGCATCAACAACGCGCTGCTGCGCGCGGACCAGATCCACCACGCCGAAGGCGACGACAGCGTGGACTTCCTGCAGCCGATCGTGGCCGACGCCGAGGCCGGCTTCGGCGGCGTGCTCAACGCCTTCGAACTGATGAAGGCGATGATCGAGGCGGGCGCCGCCGGCGTGCACTTCGAGGACCAGCTGGCCAGCGTCAAGAAATGCGGGCACATGGGCGGAAAGGTGCTGGTGCCGACGCGCGAGGCGGTCGAGAAGCTCAATGCGGCGCGCCTGGCCGCGGACGTCTCCGGCGTGCCGACCCTGCTGGTCGCGCGCACCGATGCCGAGGCCGCCGACCTGCTGACCAGCGACGTGGACGAGAACGACCGCCCCTTCACGACCGGCGAGCGCACCGTCGAGGGCTTCTACAAGACGCGCAACGGCCTGGATCAGGCGATCTCGCGCGGCCTGGCCTATGCGCCCTACGCCGACCTGGTCTGGTGCGAGACCGGCAAGCCCGACCTCGCGTTCGCCCGCCAGTTCGCCGAGGCGATCCATGCCAAGTTCCCCGGCAAGCTGCTCGCCTACAACTGCTCGCCGAGCTTCAACTGGAAGAAGAATCTCGACGACGCGACCATCGCCCGGTTCCAGAAGGAAATCGCCGGCTACGGCTACCGGTTCCAGTTCATCACGCTGGCCGGCTTCCACGCGCTCAACTACTCGATGTTCAACCTCGCGCACGGCTACGCCCGGCGCCAGATGAGCGCCTTCGTCGAGCTGCAGGAGGCGGAGTTCGCCGCCGCCGATCGCGGCTTCACGGCGGTCAAGCACCAGCGCGAGGTCGGCACCGGCTATTTCGATCAGGTCACCCAGGCGATCCAGCAGGGACAGTCCTCGACCACCGCCCTGACCGGATCGACCGAGGAGGAGCAGTTCCACGGCAGCGCCAAGAGCGCCGCCTGA
- the aceB gene encoding malate synthase A translates to MVAMLNGHPGPSPTITGAIKPGHERVLTPAALDLLQDLHRRFDGRRRALLDARDQRQARFDAGELPDFLPQTRALREADWTVAPIPAALADRRTEITGPVDRKMIINALNSGAKVFMADFEDSTAPTWDNLIEGQANLADAVAGTISLVTAEGKAYALKPQTAVLMVRPRGWHLDEKHVQVDGQAMSGSLFDFGLFAFHNAAALHARDRGPYFYLPKLQSHHEAALWEEVLAHTEHALGLPPGTMKVTVLIETLPAVFEMDEILHALKSRITGLNCGRWDYIFSYIKTFRAHRDRILPERGQVGMTVPFLKAYSELLVRTCHRRGAFAMGGMAAQIPIADDPEANEAAMARVRADKKREAGAGHDGTWVAHPGLLAVAVAEFDAAMPGPNQLDVRREDVRVTRDDLITAPAGTITRAGFQANVDVCVRYLAAWLDGLGCVPIHHLMEDAATAEISRAQLWQWLHHSGLSLEDSTPIDFALFQAVLTGTEDRLPKAGLPGQDRVREAIAMLDALTRARTLADFLTVPAYERLP, encoded by the coding sequence ATGGTTGCGATGCTGAACGGTCACCCGGGCCCGTCGCCGACGATCACCGGCGCGATCAAGCCCGGCCACGAGCGCGTGCTGACGCCGGCCGCCCTGGACCTGCTGCAGGACCTGCACCGGCGCTTCGACGGCCGCCGCCGGGCGCTGCTCGACGCCCGTGACCAGCGGCAGGCGCGGTTCGACGCCGGCGAGCTGCCCGATTTCCTGCCGCAGACGCGCGCGCTGCGCGAAGCGGACTGGACGGTGGCACCGATTCCCGCGGCACTGGCCGACCGGCGCACCGAGATCACCGGGCCGGTCGACCGCAAGATGATCATCAACGCGCTCAATTCCGGCGCGAAGGTGTTCATGGCCGACTTCGAGGATTCCACCGCGCCCACCTGGGACAACCTGATCGAGGGCCAGGCCAATCTCGCCGACGCGGTGGCCGGAACGATCAGCCTGGTCACGGCCGAGGGCAAGGCCTACGCGCTCAAGCCGCAGACCGCCGTCCTGATGGTCCGGCCGCGCGGCTGGCACCTGGACGAGAAGCACGTGCAGGTCGACGGGCAGGCGATGTCCGGGTCCCTGTTCGACTTCGGACTGTTCGCGTTCCACAACGCGGCGGCACTGCACGCGCGCGACCGCGGCCCGTACTTCTACCTGCCCAAGCTGCAGAGCCACCACGAGGCCGCCCTTTGGGAGGAGGTGCTCGCCCATACCGAGCACGCGCTCGGCCTGCCGCCGGGCACGATGAAGGTCACCGTCCTGATCGAGACGCTGCCGGCGGTCTTCGAGATGGACGAGATCCTGCACGCGCTGAAGAGCCGGATCACCGGCCTGAACTGCGGGCGCTGGGACTACATCTTCTCGTACATCAAGACGTTCCGTGCCCACCGCGACCGCATCCTGCCCGAGCGTGGCCAGGTCGGCATGACCGTGCCGTTCCTGAAGGCCTATTCGGAGCTGCTGGTCAGGACCTGCCACCGGCGCGGCGCGTTCGCGATGGGCGGCATGGCCGCGCAGATCCCGATCGCCGACGATCCGGAGGCCAACGAAGCGGCGATGGCACGCGTGCGCGCCGACAAGAAGCGCGAAGCCGGTGCCGGGCACGACGGAACCTGGGTGGCCCATCCGGGTTTGCTTGCGGTGGCGGTCGCCGAGTTCGACGCGGCGATGCCCGGTCCCAACCAGCTCGACGTGCGGCGTGAGGACGTTCGCGTCACCCGCGACGACCTGATCACCGCGCCGGCGGGCACGATCACGCGTGCCGGCTTCCAGGCCAACGTGGACGTCTGCGTGCGCTACCTGGCGGCCTGGCTGGACGGCCTGGGCTGCGTTCCGATCCATCACCTGATGGAAGACGCGGCCACCGCCGAGATCAGCCGTGCCCAGTTGTGGCAATGGCTGCATCACAGCGGCCTGTCGCTCGAGGACAGCACGCCGATCGATTTCGCCTTGTTCCAGGCCGTGCTGACGGGCACCGAAGACCGCCTTCCGAAGGCCGGCCTGCCCGGCCAGGACCGCGTGCGGGAGGCGATCGCGATGCTCGACGCGCTGACGCGGGCCCGCACGCTGGCCGATTTCCTGACCGTTCCGGCGTACGAGCGCCTGCCCTGA
- a CDS encoding LysR family transcriptional regulator: MAMATRTPAKRTSHASPGTAAGAAPRFYYKGNRIKQLRAFCTIAKLGTLSRAAEALFLSQPAVSLQLAALEQELGVVLVERRRRRVALSREGQLLYELAQPLIDGFDALDGEFRSRMQGLAGGELNIAAGASTIQYLLPPMVARYREVQPSVRLHLHNVTGRDGLALLRSDQVDFAVGSMLEVPVDLSYEPIYHFDPLLILPLDHPLAARTDIHLEDLSPYGLILPPKRLTTYRLVDLIFQQRKVPFHVAIEVGGWEVIKEYVAMGLGISIVTGICVTDADRARLAVRNLRQYFPQRSYGVVIRKGRYLTAEARAFVDLIRPGLFMRRDYFEPGHSER, translated from the coding sequence ATGGCGATGGCCACGCGAACCCCAGCCAAACGAACATCGCACGCCTCCCCGGGCACGGCCGCGGGCGCCGCGCCGCGCTTCTACTACAAAGGCAACAGGATCAAGCAGTTGAGGGCGTTCTGCACGATCGCCAAGCTGGGTACGCTGTCACGCGCGGCCGAGGCGCTGTTCCTGTCGCAGCCGGCGGTCAGCCTGCAGCTGGCGGCGCTGGAGCAAGAGCTGGGCGTGGTCCTGGTCGAGCGTCGCCGCCGCCGTGTCGCCCTCAGCCGCGAAGGACAGCTGCTCTATGAGCTGGCCCAGCCGCTGATCGACGGGTTCGATGCGCTCGACGGCGAGTTCCGCTCGCGCATGCAGGGCCTGGCGGGTGGAGAGCTCAACATCGCGGCGGGCGCCTCGACGATCCAGTACCTGCTGCCGCCGATGGTGGCGCGCTACCGCGAGGTGCAGCCCTCGGTGCGGCTGCATCTGCACAACGTCACCGGTCGCGACGGCCTGGCCCTGCTGCGTTCGGACCAGGTCGATTTCGCGGTGGGGTCGATGCTCGAAGTGCCGGTGGACCTCAGCTACGAGCCGATCTACCACTTCGATCCGCTGTTGATCCTGCCGCTCGACCATCCGCTGGCGGCGCGGACCGACATCCACCTGGAAGACCTGTCGCCGTACGGGCTGATCCTGCCGCCGAAGCGACTGACGACCTATCGCCTCGTGGACCTGATCTTCCAGCAGCGCAAGGTGCCGTTCCACGTCGCGATCGAGGTGGGCGGCTGGGAGGTCATCAAGGAGTACGTCGCGATGGGCCTGGGTATCTCGATCGTCACGGGCATCTGCGTGACCGATGCCGATCGCGCGCGGCTCGCGGTACGCAACCTGCGGCAGTACTTCCCGCAGCGCAGCTACGGGGTGGTGATTCGCAAGGGGCGCTACCTGACGGCCGAGGCACGGGCGTTCGTGGACCTGATCCGGCCGGGCCTGTTCATGCGTCGCGACTACTTCGAGCCGGGACATTCGGAGCGCTGA
- a CDS encoding DUF4126 domain-containing protein — protein MESLSQIALAAGLAWASGFRLYAAVFVVGLLGRFGYLDLPQHLAVLEHDWVLAASGVMLFGEFLADKVPAFDSLWDALHTFVRIPAGAFLAWGAMGDAGPAAQVAAALLGGAVTSGTHLFKSGGRAAINTSPEPFSNWGASLGEDGLVLGGLYLAIAHPLVFLVLLVAFLALVAWLLPKIWRFVGRVLRRLRGDPVSAPNVPARSSRDA, from the coding sequence ATGGAATCGCTGTCGCAGATCGCACTGGCCGCGGGTCTCGCCTGGGCCAGCGGGTTCCGGCTCTACGCCGCCGTCTTCGTGGTCGGGCTGCTCGGCCGTTTCGGCTACCTCGACCTGCCGCAGCACCTTGCGGTGCTCGAGCACGACTGGGTGCTGGCGGCCTCCGGCGTGATGCTGTTCGGCGAGTTCCTGGCCGACAAGGTTCCGGCGTTCGATTCGCTCTGGGATGCCCTGCACACCTTCGTGCGCATCCCGGCCGGCGCATTCCTGGCCTGGGGCGCGATGGGCGACGCCGGGCCCGCGGCGCAGGTCGCCGCGGCATTGCTCGGCGGCGCGGTCACCAGCGGCACGCACCTGTTCAAGAGCGGCGGCCGCGCCGCGATCAACACCTCGCCGGAACCCTTCAGCAACTGGGGCGCCAGCCTCGGCGAGGACGGTCTAGTGCTCGGCGGCCTGTACCTGGCGATCGCGCACCCGCTGGTGTTCCTGGTCCTGCTGGTCGCGTTCCTGGCGCTGGTGGCCTGGCTGTTGCCGAAGATCTGGCGCTTCGTCGGGCGGGTGCTGCGACGGCTGCGGGGCGATCCGGTCAGCGCTCCGAATGTCCCGGCTCGAAGTAGTCGCGACGCATGA
- a CDS encoding GlsB/YeaQ/YmgE family stress response membrane protein: protein MGRVANRDTAERGSIVAIETILVWLIVGAVAGWLAGLIVKGHGFGLVGNIVVGIVGAFLAGWLLPQVGLAIGGGIVAAIINALIGAVILLFIIGLIKRA, encoded by the coding sequence ATGGGCCGCGTCGCAAACCGCGACACTGCGGAGAGGGGATCCATCGTGGCTATTGAAACAATCCTGGTCTGGCTGATCGTGGGTGCCGTTGCAGGCTGGTTGGCCGGACTGATCGTGAAGGGGCATGGTTTCGGCCTGGTCGGCAACATCGTGGTCGGCATCGTCGGTGCCTTTCTCGCCGGCTGGTTGCTGCCGCAGGTAGGCCTGGCCATCGGTGGCGGCATCGTCGCCGCGATCATCAATGCACTGATCGGTGCGGTGATCCTGCTATTCATCATCGGGCTGATCAAACGAGCCTGA
- a CDS encoding diguanylate cyclase: MSSRDNDPSTTQRRTIRPQRELGVEHGQACLIVLQGQRLGQRIDLGRSPLVIGRAPDADLQLLEHSISRQHSRIWLEPSGYRIKDLDSTNKTFLNDQPIIEAELKDGDHITIGSWVFKFMDASSLEMRYHEELYLLATLDPLTELYNRRQFLELLEKELARSASHSRPLALLIIDLDNFKEVNDRYGHPAGDIVLRRVASILRDQAPQELIVSRIGGEEFAIIVPEQPIEHAVAFAEGVRAAVAALDLHADTGPPVPPGITISIGVASRDAETSTVSKLLRAADEQLYRAKQAGRNKVCSPLR; the protein is encoded by the coding sequence ATGAGCTCGCGCGACAACGACCCCAGCACCACCCAACGACGCACGATCCGCCCGCAGCGCGAGCTGGGTGTCGAACACGGACAAGCCTGCCTGATCGTCCTTCAGGGCCAGCGGCTCGGCCAGCGCATCGACCTGGGACGCAGTCCGCTGGTGATCGGCCGCGCGCCGGACGCGGACCTGCAGCTGCTGGAGCACAGCATCTCCCGCCAGCACAGCCGGATCTGGCTGGAGCCGTCCGGTTACCGGATCAAGGACCTGGATTCGACCAACAAGACCTTCCTCAACGACCAGCCGATCATCGAGGCGGAACTGAAGGACGGCGACCACATCACGATCGGCAGCTGGGTGTTCAAGTTCATGGACGCCTCCTCGCTGGAGATGCGCTACCACGAGGAGCTGTACCTGCTGGCGACGCTCGATCCATTGACCGAGCTGTACAACCGGCGGCAGTTCCTCGAGCTGCTCGAGAAGGAATTGGCGCGCTCGGCCAGCCACAGCCGTCCGCTGGCCCTGCTGATCATCGACCTGGACAACTTCAAGGAGGTCAATGACCGGTACGGCCATCCGGCCGGCGACATCGTGCTGCGCCGCGTGGCGTCGATCCTGCGCGATCAGGCGCCGCAGGAGCTGATCGTGTCGCGGATCGGTGGCGAGGAGTTCGCGATCATCGTGCCGGAGCAGCCGATCGAGCACGCCGTCGCCTTCGCCGAAGGCGTGCGGGCCGCGGTCGCCGCGCTGGACCTGCATGCCGATACCGGACCGCCGGTACCGCCCGGCATCACGATCAGCATCGGGGTGGCCAGCCGCGACGCGGAGACGTCCACCGTCAGCAAGCTGTTGCGTGCAGCCGACGAGCAGCTCTACCGGGCCAAGCAGGCGGGGCGCAACAAGGTGTGCTCGCCACTGCGCTAG
- a CDS encoding YbaY family lipoprotein → MRKLLAPTLLGLIVLGGCQSGEQNAGAPPAGTAPASGAPPVQQATAISGTVTLRDQIPLSAEAKLTTRLVDLAQPEVALAEKVQAVGGVQPFQFVLDFDPGKIDPKRTYVVEAILVDGERRFLPALNSPVLTGGNGVTTQVVLNAEATPGEKLKEEIGKIRTNSGGMRRIEGSYLNDQVSVAWDAFVEDGHVRFARVITDRGEAGRSTVQYAFKDDRPLGVISGSTRLGWDEGGTAILNEDGKGGRLDDGAVKAFQEEAVKALKMAQEKVPAPKRR, encoded by the coding sequence ATGCGGAAGCTCCTCGCCCCGACGCTGTTGGGGTTGATCGTGCTGGGCGGTTGCCAGTCCGGCGAACAGAACGCGGGCGCGCCGCCAGCCGGAACGGCGCCTGCGTCCGGCGCGCCGCCGGTGCAGCAGGCCACCGCGATCAGCGGTACGGTGACGCTGCGCGATCAGATCCCGCTGAGCGCCGAGGCCAAGCTGACCACGCGGCTGGTCGATCTGGCCCAGCCCGAGGTCGCGCTGGCCGAGAAGGTCCAGGCGGTGGGCGGAGTACAGCCGTTCCAGTTCGTGCTCGATTTCGACCCCGGCAAGATCGATCCCAAGCGGACCTATGTCGTCGAGGCGATCCTGGTCGACGGCGAGCGCCGCTTCCTTCCGGCCCTCAACTCGCCGGTGCTGACCGGCGGGAACGGCGTGACGACCCAGGTCGTGCTCAATGCCGAGGCGACGCCCGGCGAGAAGCTGAAGGAAGAGATCGGAAAGATCCGCACCAATTCCGGCGGCATGCGGCGCATCGAGGGCTCGTATCTCAACGATCAGGTCTCGGTGGCCTGGGACGCGTTCGTCGAGGACGGCCACGTGCGTTTTGCGCGCGTGATCACCGATCGTGGCGAGGCCGGCCGTTCGACCGTGCAGTACGCGTTCAAGGACGATCGGCCGCTCGGCGTCATCAGCGGCTCGACGCGCCTGGGCTGGGACGAGGGCGGCACCGCCATCCTCAACGAGGACGGCAAGGGCGGTCGCCTCGATGACGGCGCCGTGAAGGCCTTCCAGGAAGAAGCGGTCAAGGCGCTCAAGATGGCGCAGGAAAAGGTGCCGGCGCCCAAGCGGCGCTGA